From a region of the Campylobacter showae genome:
- a CDS encoding amino acid ABC transporter permease produces MLNEKFFRALFFVVIVSAGVYYFYPTELNEAQRLAYLKSYGVTLGLTIGGTAIGVTLGFILAFLKFLNIKILSFLIDEYVDILRGTPIILQLLIFSVVIFATWSDNFYVALIALGLNSSAYVAEIVRSGINSVDKGQMEAARAMGLNYYVSMREVVFPQATKNILPALANEFISLFKETSVVGYISVIDITMQSKSLQAVFYSPEPVIFTGIVYYVSVKFFTFLVKILERRLNRHD; encoded by the coding sequence CGTCGTCATCGTCTCCGCGGGCGTTTACTATTTTTATCCGACGGAGTTAAACGAGGCGCAACGTCTAGCTTACCTTAAAAGCTACGGCGTGACGCTAGGACTCACTATCGGCGGCACGGCTATCGGCGTGACTTTGGGCTTTATTTTGGCGTTTTTAAAATTTTTAAATATCAAAATTTTAAGCTTTCTCATCGACGAATACGTAGATATCCTGCGCGGAACGCCGATTATTTTGCAGCTTCTTATATTTTCGGTCGTGATTTTTGCTACTTGGAGCGATAACTTTTACGTCGCTTTGATCGCGCTTGGACTAAACAGCTCCGCCTACGTCGCAGAGATCGTGCGTAGCGGCATAAATAGCGTCGATAAAGGGCAGATGGAAGCCGCAAGGGCGATGGGCCTAAACTACTACGTCTCGATGCGCGAGGTGGTGTTCCCGCAGGCGACTAAAAACATCCTGCCTGCGCTTGCGAACGAATTTATCTCGCTGTTTAAAGAGACTTCGGTCGTAGGCTACATCAGCGTCATCGATATCACGATGCAAAGCAAAAGCCTGCAAGCGGTATTTTATAGTCCGGAGCCCGTGATTTTCACGGGCATAGTTTACTACGTCAGCGTGAAGTTCTTTACGTTTTTGGTTAAAATTTTAGAGAGGAGGCTAAATCGCCATGATTGA
- a CDS encoding basic amino acid ABC transporter substrate-binding protein, whose translation MSQNIVAALSAGKFKKLFVFVAAALMLSGCGQSSNEKASKDAAVKNEATPVAVQQTIRVGSSADYPPFEYIDEHNKIVGFEIDMIEAVGKKIGVKFDVQNMSFDGLIPALKTGKIDAALSGMSATEERRKSVDFTKPYYFSDNLFIRKKGADVNATNMHLKKISAQIGTLQESAAKSICGDLSVPAETVAAAILSLKAGKIDVVLTDSPIGYEYLKQNSDLEEFLKLPDGTEGFAVAFNKGKHLELIGKIDAAIEELKKSGEFDKMMEKYGLK comes from the coding sequence ATGTCACAAAACATCGTTGCGGCTTTGTCCGCCGGCAAATTTAAAAAACTTTTCGTTTTCGTAGCCGCCGCTTTGATGCTTTCAGGCTGCGGTCAAAGCTCGAATGAAAAAGCAAGCAAAGACGCCGCAGTAAAAAACGAGGCAACCCCCGTAGCGGTACAGCAAACGATAAGAGTGGGCTCGAGCGCGGACTATCCGCCGTTTGAGTATATCGACGAGCACAACAAGATCGTAGGCTTTGAAATCGATATGATAGAAGCCGTCGGCAAGAAAATCGGCGTCAAATTTGACGTACAAAATATGAGCTTTGACGGGTTAATCCCTGCTCTAAAAACAGGCAAGATAGACGCCGCATTAAGCGGCATGAGCGCGACTGAGGAGAGACGAAAATCGGTCGATTTTACGAAGCCTTATTATTTTTCGGATAATCTTTTCATCCGCAAAAAAGGCGCTGACGTAAATGCGACCAATATGCATCTCAAAAAAATAAGCGCACAAATAGGCACACTGCAAGAGAGCGCGGCTAAATCTATCTGCGGCGACCTATCCGTGCCTGCAGAAACCGTAGCGGCTGCGATTTTGTCGCTAAAAGCGGGCAAAATCGACGTAGTGCTAACAGATAGCCCGATCGGCTACGAGTATCTAAAGCAAAACTCTGATTTGGAGGAGTTTTTAAAGCTTCCCGACGGCACCGAAGGCTTTGCCGTAGCGTTTAATAAAGGTAAGCACCTAGAGCTAATCGGCAAGATAGACGCCGCGA
- a CDS encoding amino acid ABC transporter ATP-binding protein, whose translation MIEIRNLSKNYGDLRVLDDISVDIKQGEIIAIIGPSGGGKSTFLRCINRLEEPSGGHIKINGEDITDKKTDINKIRQKVSMVFQHFNLFANKNVLQNLTLAPIKAGILDKESAEKKADELLKSVGLSDKKYAFPHKLSGGQKQRIAIARSLAMNPEVILFDEPTSALDPEMIGEVLDIMKDVAAKGITMLVVTHEMGFAKNVANRIFFMHGGKIAVDDTPKNVFENPSNQRLQDFLGKILNH comes from the coding sequence ATGATTGAGATTAGAAATTTGAGTAAAAATTACGGCGATTTGCGCGTCCTAGACGACATCAGCGTAGATATCAAACAAGGCGAAATCATCGCTATCATAGGTCCTAGCGGCGGCGGAAAGAGCACGTTTTTGCGCTGCATAAACCGCCTAGAGGAGCCAAGCGGCGGGCACATCAAGATAAACGGCGAGGATATAACGGACAAAAAAACGGATATAAACAAAATCCGCCAAAAAGTGAGCATGGTTTTTCAGCACTTTAACCTTTTTGCAAATAAAAACGTCTTGCAAAATTTAACCCTAGCTCCGATAAAAGCAGGAATTTTGGATAAAGAAAGCGCGGAAAAAAAAGCCGACGAGCTACTAAAAAGCGTGGGTCTAAGCGATAAAAAATACGCCTTCCCGCACAAGCTCTCGGGCGGTCAAAAACAGCGTATAGCAATCGCTAGAAGCCTAGCGATGAATCCCGAGGTCATACTCTTTGATGAGCCAACCAGCGCGCTAGATCCCGAGATGATCGGCGAAGTGCTAGACATCATGAAAGACGTCGCCGCAAAAGGCATCACGATGCTAGTCGTCACTCACGAGATGGGCTTTGCTAAAAACGTGGCAAATAGAATATTTTTCATGCACGGCGGAAAAATAGCCGTGGATGACACACCTAAAAACGTATTTGAAAACCCTAGCAATCAGCGTTTGCAGGATTTTCTAGGTAAAATTTTAAACCACTAA